One segment of Sulfobacillus thermosulfidooxidans DSM 9293 DNA contains the following:
- a CDS encoding plasmid pRiA4b ORF-3 family protein — MATRSFLYDIQVTLLDMPWPVWRRLLVPSTITFKKFHEAIQIAMGWQNYHLFEFRYGPIAISIPDEDFLVDEFHFDARWKKLSSLNLSTSDVMSYLYDFGDNWVHLIHVKGIRPLEHRELSVRCTGGEGACPPEDVGGPYGYEQFLQTIYDSEDPEANHLLDWAGGSFDPWAFDRNHVNKEMAQRFKK, encoded by the coding sequence ATGGCTACGCGTTCGTTTCTTTATGATATTCAAGTCACCTTATTAGACATGCCGTGGCCGGTATGGCGACGACTATTGGTTCCAAGCACCATCACCTTTAAAAAGTTTCATGAAGCCATTCAGATTGCGATGGGATGGCAAAATTATCACCTGTTTGAATTCCGTTACGGTCCCATTGCGATTTCAATACCCGACGAAGATTTTCTCGTGGATGAGTTCCATTTTGATGCTCGGTGGAAAAAATTATCATCCCTGAACCTGTCAACATCTGATGTTATGTCCTATTTGTATGATTTTGGAGATAATTGGGTGCACTTGATTCATGTTAAAGGGATAAGGCCCTTAGAACATCGTGAATTGAGTGTGCGCTGTACCGGTGGCGAAGGCGCGTGTCCTCCTGAGGATGTGGGCGGGCCCTATGGCTATGAACAGTTTTTGCAGACGATTTACGATAGCGAAGATCCCGAAGCCAACCATTTGCTTGACTGGGCAGGGGGATCTTTTGACCCGTGGGCCTTTGACCGGAACCATGTGAATAAAGAAATGGCGCAACGCTTTAAAAAATGA
- a CDS encoding MFS transporter encodes MVDSPFRLSRGALWLLLTFSGAQTANAIANVFVNLFMLVVAHNLSGLITFNIGYFVSLTITFYTAAKIFHDKPPLLPYRVGLLFTMLFYAALLVLSHSAQHLIFALGFTYGIAQGFYWFGFNLMTFDTIDPQLRMRFFGLSGAVNSVMGILAPLFSGFIISTIQGIGGYLVVFAAALILYTLAFVLSQGVPEGPPMHLQPIMDSWRVMVEHRNWAAIIKTIVVRGTREGITNLAGLFLIFLATHSAAIVGIYTALNALARMTASLLVTRHVHYGRQIAFMTVGVIGMSGAGLLLILGRSWPWLLAYGILFGLSLPFYMIPSENIPLTIMDQDPLITERRVSYTLSREVALNIGRLFTIFLLAVSIRWFSQAGTIIALIILTSLSQFWNISVMATMVPLPSPVISSKK; translated from the coding sequence ATGGTGGATTCACCGTTTCGGCTCTCTCGAGGTGCATTATGGCTCCTGCTCACATTTTCTGGCGCCCAAACCGCCAATGCCATTGCTAATGTCTTCGTTAATTTATTCATGCTGGTTGTGGCACATAATTTATCGGGTTTGATTACCTTTAATATAGGCTATTTTGTCTCATTAACCATAACTTTTTATACGGCCGCCAAAATCTTTCATGACAAGCCGCCCTTGCTCCCGTACCGCGTGGGGCTGTTATTCACCATGCTGTTTTACGCCGCCCTTTTGGTATTGTCGCACTCCGCACAACATTTGATCTTCGCGTTAGGCTTTACTTATGGCATAGCGCAAGGATTTTATTGGTTTGGCTTTAACTTAATGACATTTGATACTATTGATCCACAATTGCGCATGCGTTTTTTTGGACTCTCAGGAGCCGTCAACAGCGTTATGGGGATTTTGGCCCCTTTGTTTTCTGGCTTTATCATCAGCACAATTCAAGGAATTGGCGGGTATTTAGTGGTATTTGCAGCGGCTTTGATTTTATATACGCTCGCCTTTGTTTTAAGTCAAGGTGTGCCCGAAGGTCCTCCTATGCATTTGCAGCCCATCATGGATAGTTGGCGGGTCATGGTCGAACATCGTAATTGGGCCGCCATTATTAAAACGATTGTTGTACGCGGCACCCGCGAAGGCATTACCAATTTAGCAGGGTTATTCCTGATTTTTCTCGCAACCCATAGCGCAGCCATTGTGGGCATTTATACCGCGTTAAACGCCCTAGCCCGGATGACAGCCTCGCTCTTGGTTACCCGGCACGTTCACTATGGACGGCAAATTGCTTTTATGACGGTGGGCGTTATCGGCATGAGTGGTGCAGGCCTGTTGTTGATACTGGGCCGCTCTTGGCCCTGGCTCTTGGCGTATGGGATTCTCTTTGGATTATCCCTCCCGTTTTACATGATTCCATCAGAAAATATTCCCTTAACGATTATGGACCAAGATCCCCTCATTACAGAGCGCCGCGTTAGCTATACTTTAAGCCGTGAAGTCGCCCTCAATATTGGCCGCCTGTTTACGATTTTCTTGCTTGCCGTCAGCATTCGGTGGTTTAGCCAAGCTGGTACCATTATCGCCTTGATCATACTGACATCCCTATCTCAATTTTGGAATATCTCGGTCATGGCCACCATGGTGCCATTGCCTTCCCCAGTCATCTCATCAAAAAAATGA
- a CDS encoding alkaline phosphatase family protein: MTSLSRPDFSRSLLALANRILTDLGCDPVHEPLSIAWADTDIIVLWIVDGLGWNHITTALQNHDLPFCQTQIERGSSRSLLKLSSVFPSTTVTALATLHFAEPPSEHGALGYTLWDPEILRTINLLTSKDLTGRVCQSSLYQQRPTLYDRLRRHQVKGTVISPEIFRHSALSAWFYHGAQYLGYHTPAEIPYLVQQAISNESRLVTVYWPGFDAISHVHGPTSSSAPIELQLLDWIISKTQEQMFSQAHVRFVMTADHGSIALTAPKHATDHLLSRLYAGERRALYTAWSCEELKQELAALEWSDAVSLPNELLWEEGWFGGLPKDSTFRLRTLQTTLLPPKDQQVAMPEPEPKILMGGHGGWSEAEREIFLAWWDVH; encoded by the coding sequence ATGACATCGCTCTCTCGTCCGGATTTTTCCCGTTCATTATTGGCGTTAGCCAACCGAATTTTGACGGATTTGGGTTGTGATCCAGTGCACGAACCTTTAAGCATTGCCTGGGCCGATACCGATATTATTGTGTTATGGATTGTCGATGGGTTAGGTTGGAATCATATTACGACAGCTTTACAAAATCATGATCTCCCATTTTGTCAAACACAAATCGAGAGAGGTTCGTCGCGTTCGTTATTAAAATTAAGCAGTGTTTTTCCATCCACCACGGTCACGGCTTTGGCGACCTTACATTTTGCTGAACCGCCGAGCGAACATGGGGCACTCGGGTACACGCTGTGGGATCCGGAAATCCTGAGAACCATTAATCTTTTAACGTCGAAAGATCTCACGGGCCGGGTCTGCCAGAGTTCTCTCTACCAACAGCGGCCAACTCTTTATGATCGGTTGCGTCGGCATCAGGTAAAGGGTACGGTCATATCTCCAGAAATCTTTCGGCATAGCGCCTTATCTGCGTGGTTTTATCATGGGGCACAATATTTAGGGTATCATACGCCGGCCGAAATTCCCTATCTTGTTCAGCAAGCTATTTCTAACGAATCCCGTTTGGTGACCGTGTACTGGCCTGGGTTCGATGCCATTAGTCATGTGCACGGACCTACGTCGTCCAGTGCTCCTATAGAACTACAATTATTGGATTGGATTATATCGAAAACCCAAGAACAGATGTTTTCCCAGGCTCATGTGCGTTTTGTCATGACAGCAGACCACGGGAGCATTGCGCTCACCGCACCGAAGCACGCTACAGATCACCTGTTATCTCGGCTTTATGCTGGAGAGCGCCGGGCACTTTATACGGCATGGTCTTGCGAAGAATTAAAACAGGAACTGGCCGCGTTAGAATGGAGCGATGCGGTGAGTCTTCCTAACGAACTGTTGTGGGAAGAAGGATGGTTTGGTGGCCTTCCCAAAGATTCGACATTCAGACTTCGTACGTTGCAAACGACATTATTACCTCCCAAGGACCAGCAAGTGGCGATGCCAGAACCTGAGCCCAAGATTTTAATGGGAGGGCATGGCGGCTGGTCAGAAGCGGAACGAGAGATTTTTCTGGCCTGGTGGGACGTCCATTAA
- a CDS encoding secondary thiamine-phosphate synthase enzyme YjbQ, whose amino-acid sequence MHRLSLNTHQKMEMLDITPMVRQVVAQEGIQEGIAVIYSPHTTAAITVNENWDADVVHDVLLFLRQTIPTRYPGFRHQEGNSDSHIMVNLMGSSATVIIEQGALMLGQWQGIFFCEFDGPRQRQFWVQLVGQ is encoded by the coding sequence ATGCACCGGTTATCACTCAATACCCATCAAAAAATGGAAATGCTTGACATTACCCCAATGGTACGGCAGGTTGTGGCCCAAGAAGGAATACAAGAGGGCATTGCGGTCATCTATTCCCCCCATACTACGGCAGCGATTACCGTCAATGAAAATTGGGATGCCGATGTGGTTCATGATGTGCTGTTGTTTTTGCGACAAACCATTCCTACGCGGTATCCCGGATTTCGCCATCAAGAAGGTAATTCTGACAGTCATATCATGGTGAATCTTATGGGTTCATCGGCAACGGTAATTATTGAACAGGGAGCGCTGATGTTAGGCCAGTGGCAAGGGATATTTTTTTGTGAATTTGATGGTCCCCGGCAGCGTCAATTTTGGGTACAATTGGTCGGACAGTAG
- a CDS encoding LCP family protein, producing MHNRLPDELPTRRKSKGPKRGRKKWMAWVAGLGVVGALAVGTWWKLDPTHALNTSRVSALNKNFALGQQRVTILLLGNALSIINGKDVTNPYVRDRTDAMMLVSVDTKTGQVSVLSVPRDSLVDIPHVGYTKLNEANYFGGPKLAVQEVENMLHIPVDFYLETTMWNFADIINQIGGLTLYVPKPMHYGGTGNYLDINLNQGWQHLNGQQVLEFARFRHEPMGSIARSFQQQEIIRAIMHKLLEPQNLPKLPSIALELRKDIVYTNLHNNQLIALALVARHVSLSQVQFATIPGTPTERMDPFMHVRLDYWVDNTKWERLLADQMMGQPWTAQQKKSIHFVVRSGTDTLTQAQQVANWLEKQGYTVNEVIWSNRHNHQHNEIVNFTGDEQFAKSLALELGPASATIISNSPYHDVAHLDMIITIGQDFKPQFH from the coding sequence GTGCACAATCGTCTTCCGGATGAATTGCCCACACGGCGTAAGTCCAAAGGGCCAAAACGCGGGCGAAAGAAATGGATGGCATGGGTAGCAGGTCTTGGTGTTGTCGGCGCCCTAGCGGTAGGAACATGGTGGAAACTTGATCCGACCCATGCACTCAATACCTCTCGCGTGAGTGCCTTAAATAAAAATTTTGCGCTGGGGCAACAGCGGGTGACTATCCTGTTATTAGGGAATGCCTTAAGCATTATTAACGGCAAAGATGTGACCAATCCCTATGTTCGTGACCGAACTGATGCCATGATGCTCGTGAGTGTGGATACCAAAACCGGTCAAGTTAGCGTGTTATCCGTGCCGCGAGATTCCTTAGTGGATATTCCCCATGTCGGCTATACCAAATTGAATGAAGCGAACTATTTTGGCGGACCCAAACTCGCGGTGCAAGAAGTCGAAAATATGCTGCATATTCCTGTGGATTTTTACCTCGAAACCACGATGTGGAATTTTGCAGACATTATTAATCAAATTGGTGGTTTAACATTATATGTTCCTAAACCTATGCATTATGGTGGCACGGGTAATTATCTTGATATCAACCTCAATCAGGGATGGCAGCATTTAAACGGGCAACAAGTCTTGGAATTTGCGCGGTTCCGACATGAACCGATGGGAAGTATTGCCCGGAGCTTTCAGCAACAAGAAATTATTCGGGCGATTATGCACAAACTCTTAGAACCCCAAAATCTGCCGAAATTGCCCAGTATTGCCTTGGAATTGCGCAAGGACATTGTGTATACCAATTTGCACAACAACCAGCTGATCGCGTTAGCGCTCGTCGCACGCCATGTTTCCTTATCGCAGGTCCAATTTGCGACTATTCCGGGGACCCCAACGGAGCGTATGGATCCATTCATGCACGTGCGCCTCGATTATTGGGTCGACAATACCAAGTGGGAACGTTTATTAGCCGATCAGATGATGGGACAACCGTGGACTGCTCAACAGAAGAAAAGTATTCATTTTGTGGTGCGCAGTGGAACGGATACCTTAACCCAAGCGCAGCAGGTGGCGAATTGGCTGGAGAAACAAGGATATACGGTTAATGAAGTGATTTGGTCCAACCGTCACAACCACCAGCATAATGAAATTGTCAATTTTACGGGAGACGAACAATTTGCCAAGTCACTGGCTCTGGAATTGGGGCCCGCGAGTGCCACAATCATTTCCAATAGTCCTTATCATGATGTGGCGCACCTCGATATGATTATTACTATTGGCCAAGATTTTAAACCGCAATTTCATTAA
- a CDS encoding DUF2785 domain-containing protein, which produces MQWPVHDKAWLAQQLQRPQDWDIYPLFELLCQLLENLASPDPLLRDQLSYTWIEQLFMSPALSLDIVDPFVKRALDQEHLFYRIGEKETDSIFMRAFSVLIIPLAINWYETHGHLTPQRRDSLQQALFTYIRQEQDWRGYIPHKGWAHAAAHSADALSALGTSPLSRQEDLVAIVHNIAYLAHLDTPLVHTEEDRLAMAAYQIMRAHDKTATGSVVISSWLNALTPDHSGEAIANGNTRRFLRSLYFRWYFDDPSSPWLFAIAEAIKRFDIFA; this is translated from the coding sequence ATGCAATGGCCTGTCCATGATAAGGCATGGCTCGCACAACAACTTCAACGCCCCCAAGACTGGGACATATATCCGCTTTTTGAGCTGTTGTGTCAGTTGTTAGAGAATCTTGCGAGTCCTGACCCTCTTTTACGCGATCAGTTATCCTATACCTGGATTGAACAACTTTTTATGTCCCCTGCGTTATCGCTGGACATCGTTGATCCATTTGTGAAACGGGCCTTAGACCAAGAGCATTTATTTTATCGCATTGGGGAAAAAGAGACGGACAGCATTTTTATGCGCGCTTTTTCTGTCTTAATTATTCCCCTCGCCATCAATTGGTATGAGACACATGGCCACCTCACACCACAGCGCCGAGATAGCCTACAACAAGCGCTTTTCACGTATATTCGACAAGAACAGGATTGGCGCGGTTATATTCCCCATAAAGGCTGGGCGCATGCTGCCGCACATAGTGCCGATGCCCTTTCGGCCTTAGGCACGTCCCCATTAAGCCGCCAGGAGGACCTTGTAGCCATCGTTCACAACATAGCCTATCTCGCCCATCTTGACACACCACTAGTGCATACCGAGGAAGATCGGTTGGCGATGGCGGCCTATCAAATTATGCGGGCACACGACAAAACGGCAACCGGTTCTGTTGTCATCAGTTCCTGGCTTAATGCCTTGACACCGGACCATTCCGGTGAAGCCATAGCCAATGGTAATACGCGTCGTTTTCTACGCAGTCTCTATTTTCGTTGGTATTTTGATGACCCAAGCTCACCATGGCTTTTTGCCATTGCTGAGGCTATCAAACGCTTTGATATCTTCGCTTAA
- a CDS encoding leucyl aminopeptidase family protein, with the protein MAISWHTKSAHVAFDVEMICRRSHTQGESLSSAGIVLDTSRQPVKIVCEAKDLEALQRKITSALNFVKDLDVMHILCDMSETPDTWWPHILVTVAQSLYTVPNQAKEFKVYVSPGERSWEYAKRLADSVIWVKDLVNMPPNLKPPQALATLFQNRAWEKNLPINWHRLELEDLIQMQAGGMLAVGQGSANPPVLLAGRYEGKPGSPWLGLIGKGITFDSGGISLKPAENMGRLKADMTGSAVMMAALELAAEMHWPINILAVAPLAENLPDGAAYRPGDVITMMDKTTVEIASTDAEGRLVLADALTYALESHVSHVIDMATLTGTNVIALGGVRAGLVFNDERWAECIFQAGESSLEKVWKLPHDKAYQDMNKSLVADLKNSGGRAGGTISAGLFIGHFAKGVPWAHIDIAGMAINDKNGATGFGMLLMAEIMQCWIRDYA; encoded by the coding sequence ATGGCCATTTCCTGGCATACCAAGTCGGCACACGTTGCCTTTGATGTAGAAATGATTTGCCGGCGGAGTCACACACAAGGGGAATCTCTAAGCTCAGCAGGCATTGTTCTGGATACGTCCAGACAACCGGTTAAAATTGTTTGCGAAGCCAAAGATTTGGAAGCATTGCAACGCAAAATCACCTCGGCGTTAAACTTTGTCAAAGATTTGGATGTTATGCATATTTTATGCGATATGTCAGAAACTCCCGATACCTGGTGGCCTCATATTTTGGTGACGGTAGCCCAGTCCCTTTATACGGTGCCGAACCAGGCGAAGGAGTTTAAGGTCTATGTGAGTCCTGGGGAGAGGTCATGGGAATACGCCAAACGCCTCGCTGACTCTGTCATTTGGGTGAAAGACCTTGTTAATATGCCTCCCAATTTAAAACCGCCCCAGGCATTAGCGACCCTTTTTCAGAATAGGGCGTGGGAAAAAAATCTGCCCATTAACTGGCACCGGCTCGAATTGGAGGATTTGATACAGATGCAAGCTGGTGGCATGTTGGCGGTGGGCCAAGGTTCGGCGAATCCCCCGGTATTATTGGCTGGACGGTATGAAGGCAAACCGGGGAGTCCATGGCTTGGATTAATCGGGAAAGGGATTACCTTCGATTCGGGGGGAATTTCCCTAAAACCTGCAGAAAATATGGGACGTCTTAAGGCGGATATGACCGGTTCCGCTGTTATGATGGCAGCACTGGAATTGGCTGCGGAAATGCATTGGCCAATAAATATTTTGGCTGTGGCTCCCTTGGCCGAAAATTTACCGGATGGGGCGGCCTATAGACCTGGCGATGTGATTACTATGATGGACAAGACGACTGTCGAAATTGCCAGTACCGATGCCGAAGGTCGTTTGGTTTTGGCGGATGCTTTGACCTATGCTTTAGAATCCCACGTGTCGCATGTGATAGATATGGCCACGTTAACCGGCACTAATGTTATCGCCTTGGGCGGCGTGCGGGCCGGTCTTGTCTTCAACGATGAGAGATGGGCCGAATGTATTTTCCAAGCCGGTGAAAGCAGTTTGGAGAAGGTGTGGAAATTACCGCATGACAAGGCCTATCAAGACATGAACAAGAGTTTGGTGGCCGACTTGAAAAATAGTGGGGGACGGGCCGGAGGCACGATTTCGGCCGGGCTATTTATTGGGCATTTCGCGAAAGGGGTTCCTTGGGCCCACATCGATATTGCTGGGATGGCGATTAACGACAAGAATGGCGCAACCGGTTTTGGCATGCTCTTAATGGCGGAAATTATGCAATGCTGGATTCGGGATTACGCTTAG
- a CDS encoding DUF1540 domain-containing protein, with product MASVNVKCTVNNCYFWAKDNVCSADSILITSDQAVQDHPSMSFGNEEEGNLIQAIGSTPAHSMTETACHTFKSR from the coding sequence TTGGCATCTGTCAACGTGAAATGCACCGTCAACAATTGCTATTTTTGGGCCAAGGATAATGTATGCTCGGCCGACAGTATTTTGATTACCTCTGACCAAGCGGTTCAGGATCATCCCAGCATGAGTTTTGGCAATGAGGAAGAAGGCAACCTGATTCAAGCGATTGGAAGCACCCCGGCCCATTCCATGACCGAAACGGCGTGTCATACCTTCAAATCGCGTTAG